GTTCCTTAAGTAAACAAAGGACAGATACAAATTAATGACCTAAATTCAGAGCAAAACACTCAGCCCCATCTGAGAGCAAATTGTCTTCTTCAAGCAGATGTTCAGGAACAGTGTAGGAAGCAATAATGAAGTATGTTACAGGTTCATTATTTTTCATGACACTTTTAAAACAATACATAGTTACTTAGGggttatatttttgtatttctaaTGACTATTATGGGGAATTGAGTGTCAGCGTGATGTCATTGCTCCTGTCTAAGGAGTGACATTCAATTAATTAAATAATGAAAAGGGGGCAAATgtgatcatcaaatcaaattttatttgtcacatgcgccaagtACAACAGGTtatcatgaaatgcttacttacaagcccttaaccaataatgcagttcaagaatgagttaagaaaacatttaccaaataaactaaagtcaaACATAATAAagaataacacaataaaataacaataaagaggctatatacagggggcaccaagtcaatgtgtggggcAATACTAAATGGACAGGTGAAAATAGTTaagtaattttaaaaaataaataaaggtgtaatgaATAGTTAAACCATTTAGAAAGAATGTTATGCCTTGATATAGTTCTCTTTATAGTTAACATGAATAATTTAAAGAGTTAGAAACACTTACATGTTTCTTAAACAATATCATGCCTGTGAAAACAGAAGAAAATCTTCCAGTAATTAGGAGATGAGGGTGTTAGtcttggtgggggtggggggggcttaCAGCATATGACCATCTGTAGCGATGCCCTAATGAATAACACTCACGTACTTCAAAGTGGTCAGTCTTTAATGCATCTGTAAGGCCAGGTTTGCAGAGCAGCAAGACATTAGATAAAGCTGATTTGTTTCTTGGAAAACTGTACTTGAGGAGCTTTGGCAGGAGGCTGTATGTGTTGAGGGGGGTGGTTCTCGACAAGCTGCTGCACTTTTTCTCAGGTCCAGCCCACGCCTTACCCAGTGCAACAGCTAGATATATcagcaccacacacacgcactggcCATGCAGGGCACCACACTGTGCCCAACCTGGGCCCAATCTAGATCCACAGcctccccacccacccacacacccacccacacaacaTGGCATAGAAAAATAAATGATGCCAACGCTTCTCTTACTTTCATTGCTGAaaaatatagtatatagaaatgCATGATACAGAATCAGCCACTATAGATACTGTTATGAAGAGCAATGCTAGAATATGTTGAATAACTCACGTGTAGGTATATCTTAGATAACCCATTACATGATACACTTAGGGTTGTGTGTAATTGTAACATTTGATTGAACTTGTATCTAATAAATATAGGCAGGCCTCTGTGGATTCTAGTCTGTTATAACACAGACTAAATGGGAGAAGAAAAATAATCAATTTCTACAGATTACATCTTCCTTGTGTTCAAACATGACTGTGGCTCTAAGCTATATTAATAAGCATTTAAGTAATCTTCCAAATGTGCTGTAGTTTTGTGCCTGATAATGCAACACCGACTGAATGGTACCCATGTTATTTACTCGGTGACAAATTAAATACACAAATTCACATTGGAATTGAGTTAAGGTTCTTATAATTTATTGCAGTTTGCACACAATTTGAAAATTTCAACAACAGCACACCAAAAAAGTACAAAACTAAACAGCCTTAGAATTTACTCCCCTTGAGAACATAAAACATACTATGATTGTCAAAGCTAAAATGTCTAAATCCAGAAAAAGAACAATGTCAAAGAAACAAAATCTCGCAGGGAAGCAAATATATTTGAATCAAAATCTGCTTTTTCAGACAGTGATTGTCCTTTTCAACAGATGTTTTTCTATTCACCCTCATCTCTTCGTATATAGTCTTCTACATTTATGTTTTTCCCCCACTGGACCTTTCCTGTTTTCAAGTAACCAAAGTTGGATTGATGATAAATGGAGATGCTTATCAGGTCATTTCACAGCTTACTTCTATTTTAAAAATGTCAATAAACAGTCCAGTTACAAACTTACAGTGTTAACAACGTGGGAAAAAAAGAAGCTGTTTACAGTAGTTAAGGCGGTCAAGTACAATAAGAAAAGCCATCAATAATTGTAAATAAGTCTTCAAATAGAGTTAATCCACATGTGATATTTTCCATGATATATTTGTGGTTGCAAACAGATCAATTACCACTGTGCAAAATGCCATGACACTGTGTGCAGTTGGCAAGGAGCACCCATGTCACCagctgatgctgccaccaccacatcCTCTAAAGAGCAAACCAAACCCCCGGGCCAGTGTGGGCATGCCAGTATCTCCCCACAAGTGCGGACATTCATAGCTCTACTTACTATCATCCGAGTTTGGGTATAGTTAAAGTTTTGCTTTTGTTTGACAGTTCTCAAGAATGGGCATTTACTTGATTTCATGATCTTTCTacacaaaaatattttgagtGCAGATTTTTTCCTCCAGAATGTTCATTCAttaaaaagaaataaaaaataagttctaaataaaatattaaaataaacagttcaaatttaatttaaaaatgatAAATTATAATTTAAAGTTAATTCAATAATTTCACCTCCTCTTGAATGTAATAGTATCCATGATTTCTTGAATCTATAATTTAACTATAATTTTCATAAAGGCATCTTTTCAGCAGAAATCTCAGTTAAATAAGCTTTAAAAAGGTGCAGTCAAGCATGCCAATTCTCCCCCTTCAAAAGTAAGGATTGCGCTTTCAGTACAAAACACGCACGCGTGCATACATACAGTACGTACATAGGAGCATccaaacagatacacacagacatacaaattAGGAGCGTGATGTTAAGCATAGTGCTGCTCTCTGATTCTTCAGCTTTGTTTTGAAACAGAATAAACCTTCAGGAGTACTCAGATATGAGCAGGTGAGTCTCTCGCTCTGATAGAAAAGTGTGACACATTTTCATTGGCCACACAGAAACAAATGCCAaatgaaaatataaataaatcaatTACCCACAATGCTTACTTGATGTCAATGAGAGAGCAGAAAATACCAAAGAAGAACGTTAACTGGATAGATACAGCAGTTGGGAACCTTAACTCCCTGACCACCATGCAGCAGAGTAGACGGTGACGAAGTGCTGTGTGGACGGGAGGCAAACACACTAGTGGAGATCTTCTGTAGATTAGTTTGTTAGTTAGGTCACTGCTGGCATTCTGCCCACACTgcccacctctgtctgtctgacgaCAAGCTTCACCTCACATACCGTTACACAAACTCAAACCCAAGACCAGTgcattgacaaaaaaaatcttcACAGCCCAGCAGAACATTTTAAAGGAGTCCTAACGGACTCTCAAAAGGAGCAGAGAAAAGAAATAAACTACTTAAGAATATAATTAGTTAATTTAAAATACACTCctcaaatgcaaaaaaaaaaaaactacaacaAAAGGTCAATAAATCATATTCATGCATTTTCCATAGCTGTAAAATTCACTTTTTTTAAACAGACTGCACCCTTGGAGTATTCACATAGTCTGTTCTATATTTGTTCAATTACAGTGTACAGTAATACAGCAATTCACATTTCAAATATACAGGTTGGACTTCATGCAATAACAGATCCCATTTTCCaaaaataaatccatataatCACTACAGAAACCGATAGAATACAGCCAACTTAAATTAAATTCTGTTCAACAAAGGATGTTTTAAAGCTGCAGATAGAGATTTAAGAAATTCTAAAATAATCATTTATAAAGGGTTTTAGAAAATACTTCAATTAATGTGAAAAATGAAGCTGTACATTGCATGAGTGCCATTTGTCTTTCATCAGTCAAGTTTCCTATCACAAGTCAAAATGTACAAGAGCTTAAGGAACAGAAGCTTGTAGCTATATTTAAATCAGACCTCTTTGCAGAGTAAAACAATTTaaacgcacacacattcacacagattaaatttgaaaatgaaattagagtagtgcactatacacacatgtatgCATACACACATGTATGTGTACTGGTATATATTCATGATCACAGTACCCGTTTAGTGTATTCTAATAGTCTAACTTCAGTGTGTATTACCTGAACACTTCATATGGTTGTCATTGAAGGTGTGCCTTAGATTAAGGAGTGTATAGACATTTGTGTATATACACAAGAAATCTAAAAATAACTAAACACTGGCTACTGATACCAGCGGCCatgtttacatacattttttaaacaaaatcAGAACAAATAAAATAGAATAAAACAAAGGACTGGAACAGAAAACAGTAGTAACATGTTCATGTGCTATTAAAGTGCCATTTAACAagattttgcaatgttacgtacaAGAAACATGACTGATTCAGACCCCTCTCCCACCCATACCCTGCTCCAACTCCCCTTACCTCTCTGCCCAACCTTCACTGACACCTGTCTCATTTAGCTTAAAAACAAAGTCCTGATCATTTCAGCAGGCTTCACTTCCACAGTTCTTGAGAACTATCCTCTATGGCCCAGTCCCTGTGGAGGTTGGGGAGGTTGAGGCCTTCGCTCTTGACAGAGAGCGAGTTGACCAGTTCGCAGTGGAACTTGCGGATGTGGCGGTACAGGTCCCCGGACTGGGTGAAGCGCCGCTCGCACCACTTGCAGGCGTGCGGCTTCTCTCGGGTGTGCACCACAGCGTGCCGGCTCAGGTTGTGGGAGTACTGGAAGCTCTTACCGCACGTGGTGCACGTGTACGGCTTCTCCCCGGAGTGAGTCCGCTCGTGGCGCTTCAGGGTATACATGCAGGAGAACGTCTTGCCGCAGATGGAGCAGGTGGGCACATTGACATCGCTGGCGGGCTTGGCGCGCACACCCTCCTGCTCGCGAAAGTGTGTGCTGAGGTGGATCTGGAGGATGTGCGGACTGGGAAACACCTTGTTGCACAGGGGGCACATGAAGATCTGAGTGTGAGGAGCGTTCAGCATGTTGGACACGTAGGGCAGCAGGGCGCTGTCGATGCTGGCCGCCTCGACCTGGGCccgctcactctctccccccagcATGTCATCATCGCTGACCTTGTCGTCACGCTCCAGCTCGTTGGCCAGGGAGGCATCACGCAGGGCCGAGAGGTGGGCCTCCAGGCCCAGGCGTCTGTGAGCATGGCTGCCGACCCCGTGGTGGTTCAGTCCTCCGTTGGTTCTGGGAGGGGTTGCTTTGGGCCCGCTGTGGTCCATCTCATAGTCGCCACTCACCAGGCCCTCATCATCTGAGCCTGTGTTCTTCTCCTGCTTCACCTGGACCAGGGTGCCCTGCAGGCTGTCGGGCGTCACCCGGCCACAGAAATAGGGGTTGTTGGACAAGGCCTCGCTGGGCCCCGTCAAGCTGGACTTCACAGACAAGTCCAGGACACAGTCTGCATCCGCCGACACTCTGCGAGAGCTACGGGAGCTTCGGGAACCACGGGAGCCCAGGGATCTCCGGGACAGGGAGCCAGTAGAGCTGCTGGGGCTGCCGGCAGGGGACTGCAGTTTGGGGGGACTGACATGGGTGTCAGCCTCCCTTGGGCTGGTGGCGGTGGCTGGGGTGCCCGGGCGGTCAGAGGGCAGCCTCATCCACAGGTTACTGGGGTCCTGCTTGGCCTCCAGGTCCTCATCGTCACTGGGCAGTAGGTCGGCCGTTGCGGGGTGGCCCGTGCTGCCCTCAGAGAAGCTCTCTACTTTGTCAGAGCAGCTGGAGGCGTCTTCCTCCTTCTTGGTGCTGTCTGCCTCCGCAGTGGCTTTGTACTTCAGCTTCTTCTTGCAGACCTTGACTATGTCGTACATATGTAGGAAACTGGCTGCAGCCAGCACGTCCTCCACGGGCAGGGCTTTGAACTGGAGCTTCCCCTCGTACATGAACTCCAGCAGGAGAGCGAACGCCGGGGCTGTAACAATGTCGCTGTTCAGATGAACAATGTCCCTTTTGTCGAGCTGGTCCTTGTAAAAGAGATGGAAGTACATGCTGCATGAAGCCAGCACTGCTCGATGGGCTCGGAACTGGGCATCGCCGACCAGCACAGTGGAATCACAAAGGAAACCCTGATGCCTCTGCTCACTCAGACACTGTAGCAAATGTCTGCTGTGGTCTGGGAACTCCATGCTGTCTTCATAACCTAGAACAGACAGAAGATGTTAGAGGCACATTATTTTAGAACAGCTACTGTTTTGTTTCAGCTTGGAGACAACCTGTCTGGATCCACTCATATCTTACTCTCTCACCTCATGCACACACAATTGCACTCACTCGCATTCAAAAAGGAACAGATTAAAACAAGTTAGCCTACACATGAAATCCTTGGCATTTTAAACTATATCTACAAAACTAAATGTCTCTAAAATATCACCAGAGACATTTTCCTTTTAAAGTCTAACATGTTTTACCATCAATAAATTCAAACTTTCAGACACAAACACCAAATAAAAAAACTGATAAAGTCTAATTGCGCCATAAACCTAAATGTTTCCAGATTATATTTGGGAGAGGTGTTGCTCTAGACTGCGATCTATGGCCGTTCCACATGATCACAGAGAGGCTTCAACAGCTGAGCTCCTCCTGGTCACACAGATGCCCGCCTGCCTGCTAACTGAACTGCTTCCACGCTTTTACTCTCTCAGCTCCTAGTGTGGTTATTTTTAATAACCCACTTTGGACTGGCCTGGCCAGCCTCTTTAGGTAACAGGCTTTCAGGTACACAAACAGTCCTCACAT
This region of Oncorhynchus tshawytscha isolate Ot180627B linkage group LG25, Otsh_v2.0, whole genome shotgun sequence genomic DNA includes:
- the zbtb18 gene encoding zinc finger and BTB domain-containing protein 18 isoform X3, whose amino-acid sequence is MHTAGYEDSMEFPDHSRHLLQCLSEQRHQGFLCDSTVLVGDAQFRAHRAVLASCSMYFHLFYKDQLDKRDIVHLNSDIVTAPAFALLLEFMYEGKLQFKALPVEDVLAAASFLHMYDIVKVCKKKLKYKATAEADSTKKEEDASSCSDKVESFSEGSTGHPATADLLPSDDEDLEAKQDPSNLWMRLPSDRPGTPATATSPREADTHVSPPKLQSPAGSPSSSTGSLSRRSLGSRGSRSSRSSRRVSADADCVLDLSVKSSLTGPSEALSNNPYFCGRVTPDSLQGTLVQVKQEKNTGSDDEGLVSGDYEMDHSGPKATPPRTNGGLNHHGVGSHAHRRLGLEAHLSALRDASLANELERDDKVSDDDMLGGESERAQVEAASIDSALLPYVSNMLNAPHTQIFMCPLCNKVFPSPHILQIHLSTHFREQEGVRAKPASDVNVPTCSICGKTFSCMYTLKRHERTHSGEKPYTCTTCGKSFQYSHNLSRHAVVHTREKPHACKWCERRFTQSGDLYRHIRKFHCELVNSLSVKSEGLNLPNLHRDWAIEDSSQELWK
- the zbtb18 gene encoding zinc finger and BTB domain-containing protein 18 isoform X4, whose amino-acid sequence is MEFPDHSRHLLQCLSEQRHQGFLCDSTVLVGDAQFRAHRAVLASCSMYFHLFYKDQLDKRDIVHLNSDIVTAPAFALLLEFMYEGKLQFKALPVEDVLAAASFLHMYDIVKVCKKKLKYKATAEADSTKKEEDASSCSDKVESFSEGSTGHPATADLLPSDDEDLEAKQDPSNLWMRLPSDRPGTPATATSPREADTHVSPPKLQSPAGSPSSSTGSLSRRSLGSRGSRSSRSSRRVSADADCVLDLSVKSSLTGPSEALSNNPYFCGRVTPDSLQGTLVQVKQEKNTGSDDEGLVSGDYEMDHSGPKATPPRTNGGLNHHGVGSHAHRRLGLEAHLSALRDASLANELERDDKVSDDDMLGGESERAQVEAASIDSALLPYVSNMLNAPHTQIFMCPLCNKVFPSPHILQIHLSTHFREQEGVRAKPASDVNVPTCSICGKTFSCMYTLKRHERTHSGEKPYTCTTCGKSFQYSHNLSRHAVVHTREKPHACKWCERRFTQSGDLYRHIRKFHCELVNSLSVKSEGLNLPNLHRDWAIEDSSQELWK
- the zbtb18 gene encoding zinc finger and BTB domain-containing protein 18 isoform X2 produces the protein MFRLTYYFRQEKAIWLTGYEDSMEFPDHSRHLLQCLSEQRHQGFLCDSTVLVGDAQFRAHRAVLASCSMYFHLFYKDQLDKRDIVHLNSDIVTAPAFALLLEFMYEGKLQFKALPVEDVLAAASFLHMYDIVKVCKKKLKYKATAEADSTKKEEDASSCSDKVESFSEGSTGHPATADLLPSDDEDLEAKQDPSNLWMRLPSDRPGTPATATSPREADTHVSPPKLQSPAGSPSSSTGSLSRRSLGSRGSRSSRSSRRVSADADCVLDLSVKSSLTGPSEALSNNPYFCGRVTPDSLQGTLVQVKQEKNTGSDDEGLVSGDYEMDHSGPKATPPRTNGGLNHHGVGSHAHRRLGLEAHLSALRDASLANELERDDKVSDDDMLGGESERAQVEAASIDSALLPYVSNMLNAPHTQIFMCPLCNKVFPSPHILQIHLSTHFREQEGVRAKPASDVNVPTCSICGKTFSCMYTLKRHERTHSGEKPYTCTTCGKSFQYSHNLSRHAVVHTREKPHACKWCERRFTQSGDLYRHIRKFHCELVNSLSVKSEGLNLPNLHRDWAIEDSSQELWK
- the zbtb18 gene encoding zinc finger and BTB domain-containing protein 18 isoform X1, producing MWNGHRSQSRATPLPNIIWKHLGYEDSMEFPDHSRHLLQCLSEQRHQGFLCDSTVLVGDAQFRAHRAVLASCSMYFHLFYKDQLDKRDIVHLNSDIVTAPAFALLLEFMYEGKLQFKALPVEDVLAAASFLHMYDIVKVCKKKLKYKATAEADSTKKEEDASSCSDKVESFSEGSTGHPATADLLPSDDEDLEAKQDPSNLWMRLPSDRPGTPATATSPREADTHVSPPKLQSPAGSPSSSTGSLSRRSLGSRGSRSSRSSRRVSADADCVLDLSVKSSLTGPSEALSNNPYFCGRVTPDSLQGTLVQVKQEKNTGSDDEGLVSGDYEMDHSGPKATPPRTNGGLNHHGVGSHAHRRLGLEAHLSALRDASLANELERDDKVSDDDMLGGESERAQVEAASIDSALLPYVSNMLNAPHTQIFMCPLCNKVFPSPHILQIHLSTHFREQEGVRAKPASDVNVPTCSICGKTFSCMYTLKRHERTHSGEKPYTCTTCGKSFQYSHNLSRHAVVHTREKPHACKWCERRFTQSGDLYRHIRKFHCELVNSLSVKSEGLNLPNLHRDWAIEDSSQELWK